From Hypanus sabinus isolate sHypSab1 chromosome 9, sHypSab1.hap1, whole genome shotgun sequence:
TATGTTTGTAGATTACGATCTAAGTAAGTTTATGCAGTCTTAGTTTGCAAGTATTTTTGCTACCTCTTCCACACATTTCTTTTTTGCTCTGTTATTCATGCAAAGATCTCACAGTGACTTCCTGTCAATGCAAATTTGTTATTAATGCCAAATGTGTAGAAGTTGTTAATAGCTCAAAGGTGCACCAAGTTGTGTTATAATGGTGGAAGAGGTAGAAGTTGACATTAAACTATACAATCATTTGAATTTTAAATGATTGAATACTGTGATCTTCAACCAACAATTCAGATTAGTTTCCCACGTAGACAGCAACCTTTCAGCTCATGGAGATATCTTCAGAGGCTTTCCATCTTTATCGTATTGGTACACAAGCATCTTGATGCAATGGGAGTTGGCAGGTGAGATCCATGGACTGCTGGTGATTGAGAAATTATGGTTTGTATAAAACTGCACCGGCTGTTTCTGGCACTTAATGAAGGCCTTTAGAGTTCCAGCTGCCATCGTGCGGAAACGTTTACTGATGAAGCAATATAGGAAGAAATTGATGGCTGTATTCAGGAAAGCAAGCATGTTGGCTATGTCTGATACTATGTGCACCAACCATCCATTGTTTATAGGCAAAACGTAGAGGTGGTAGAGAATCATCACCATTCTTGGGGCCCAGAGTATTGCAAAAATGGTTGTTATAGTGAGCAAAATCGCTGTTGTCTTCCCTGTGGAGTAGCCCCGCATGCGAAAGTTGCTTTTCCTTTTCAGTTTGTGGATAATGATTGAATTCAAAACAAAGAATATGGAACATGGGATCAGGTATACGGTAAAACAATGAACCCAAATCAGAATTTGATGCATGGAAGTACTTGTATAGTTCTCAGTCCAAATATTTGGCCACCAGTAATATGGAATACTGGTCAAAAAACATGTGACATAGACACTCATTATAACTTTCCGGGTGCGTGCAGGATAAGAAACTGTATGATATTTAAGTGGGTGACATACGGCAATATATCTGTCAATGGTTAAAGGAACTGTTATCCAGATAGATGTGTGATTAGCAGAGAACTCCAGGACTCCGATAATCTTATCCAGAACTTGAGGCATCTGCTGGCCGAGAATGAAGTCTTCAAGTAGAAAATCAAGAAAGACAATGAAGAAAAGGATGAATATGTCAGCAGCAGCCAGAGCCAGCAGATAATTGTAGGACGACTTCTGTCTCCGAGCCACCAAGCGAGAGAGGATGATCACCGTCAGTATGTTAGCTggggaaagaaacaaaaaaaaatgtttatttaCTCATTCATACACTGCTAtataaattaatattttaaagATTTTACTGCATTGTGATTGCTCTATTTACCTGAAGAGGAAATAAAGGGTTAAACGTGAAATGTGTGCATTAAGATTAGAGTGTTTATCTTTGTTTCTGCAAATGGAATTTCAAAAGTAGAATTGTGCTTGCAAAACTGCATTAAAAAGATACATATAAAGGTACATATCAGAAGgtatattaaatatatttaatataaaTAGTAAATATATTACATATATTAAAGGTACATATCTCTACTTTTGCTTTAAGGTAATAAAGTTTATTTGGCTGCTCTCTGAAACTGCACACACTACAAAGCTAATAGTGGTATTAATTTCTGGGCCCAATGTATCGATGCAATTACAAGGAGGGCacagcagtggctatattttcattaggagcttgaggagatttggcatgtcatcaaatacTTTAGAAAATTTCAAGAGATGTAATGTTGGTCTAGCTGGTCGCATCACCATCTGTTGTAGATGGGCTACTGTGCAGATTGgataaagctgcagagggttgtagtctCAGcatttccatcatgggcactagcctccccaccactgagggcaTTTTcataaggtgatgcctcaaataccagcatccatcattaaggacacccaccacctaggacatgccctcttctcattgctactatcagaaaGGAGGTAAAGGAACCCGAAGACTCGTACTCAACAAACagattctcctcctcctcctttagagctctgaatggacaatgtacCCATGAACACATCATCATCATCGTTACCTCAAGATTTTTGCTATCTATTAGTACttatcttttttatatatatttcttatgatTTCTCACAAATTTTATAtatcacactgtactgctgctgcaaagcaacaaatttcacgatgtgcattagtgataatacacctgattctggTATTATTACCATGAGTGCTTTGGAATATTGGCCCTTTTATTTGTGTAGGTCGGCCTCATATTTTTGGAAATGTTGCTTCAGTTCTCGCTTGCTACTATAACTAACTAATTACCCTCATCCTAGAAATAATTGGTGTAACAGCTAataatataagaaaaaaaaagcttaAGCATCATTGGTACAGTTATTTCTCTTGCTTGGACAGTCCCAGTAGGACCACTGGAATCCAAACGGATTTGGTTACACCTCTCTTAATTAGGTGTAA
This genomic window contains:
- the gpr139 gene encoding probable G-protein coupled receptor 139, with the protein product MEHNHIFTINSTLLSHDGKLYGCGLGYVRVIYYSFLLCLGLPANILTVIILSRLVARRQKSSYNYLLALAAADIFILFFIVFLDFLLEDFILGQQMPQVLDKIIGVLEFSANHTSIWITVPLTIDRYIAVCHPLKYHTVSYPARTRKVIMSVYVTCFLTSIPYYWWPNIWTENYTSTSMHQILIWVHCFTVYLIPCSIFFVLNSIIIHKLKRKSNFRMRGYSTGKTTAILLTITTIFAILWAPRMVMILYHLYVLPINNGWLVHIVSDIANMLAFLNTAINFFLYCFISKRFRTMAAGTLKAFIKCQKQPVQFYTNHNFSITSSPWISPANSHCIKMLVYQYDKDGKPLKISP